CTCCGAGGATGCCAACCTCGCCAACACGAGTGCCAAAGCCTCCGCATTGAATGCGGTGAGCATCGAAGGCCTGGGCGTGCGCGTGCGCGAGTTGCGTGCCAAAGGCACGACCGGCGACGACATCAACGATTTCCTGCATGACAAGGAGACGATGAAGATCTACGAGAACGTCGTCAGTGTCGTCGCTTCGCTCAAGAAGACCCAGGACGACAAGGCGGCCAACGTGGAGGCGGCCAAAAACGTGCTGGCGAAGTTCGATGCACTCAAGGCCACGCTCGCGAAGGAGATCAAGGCGCGGAGCAAAAAGATCGTCGGCAAAAAGTCAGAATCGTCGCCGGAGATGCAGACGCTGATCGACGAGATCGACACCTTCTGCAGTGCGGATCCGGGCACGAGGTGCGATTCGCTCAATGCCCTGGCACAGCTGACGATCAAGCCCTTCTCGGACACCACGCTGCAGAACAGAATCGCCGCGGAACTGAAGAAGTCGGCAGGGCAAGCCGCGTCGGACGATCGCTCCAAACACCGAGAAATGCTAGAACAGAGCCTGAACGTGCGACTGCTTAAAGGCAAGTTCAACAAGATGGCGACGCTGTACAAGCAAGTGACGAGCGACAGCGAGGAATGCGCCAAGGCTTTGAAGGCGAAGGACTCGGCCGGCGCCAAGAAGGAGCTGGCGAAGGTTCTCAAAGCTCTGGATGAAATGGAAGCCATCATGACGCCATTGAACGAAGCCTACGAGGACAACAAGGGCTACCTGAAAACGTCGGAATCCGGCGCCGAGGCGATCGAATTCCTGGGCAACATGACAACGCTGCAGAACAAAGCGGCGAAGACGGTCGCGACGTTGCAGAAGGCAGTGAAGTAGCGTGGGGCGCGCCGCGATCGTATTCTTCGTCGCTTGCAATGCGATGGGCATGAGCCTGCTGTCCGCGGCCGCGCTCGCCGCACCGCCGCGCGGGTATTCGATTCCCTTCATCGACCTTGCCGCTCAAGCCGAGCGGCAAGTGATCGTTGATCGCGAACCTGGGCAGTATCTCGGACACCCGACGACGGTGCTGCTCGAAGACGGTCGTACGATCCTTTGCGTGTATCCCAAGGGACATGGCCGCGGGGCGATTGTCTACAAACGGAGCATTGATGGCGGCCTCACCTGGTCCGAGCGCTTGCCCGTGCCGGAGAGTTTCGCCACGAGCCAGGAGACGCCGACGATTCATCGCGTGGTCGATACGGCCGGCAAGATGCGATTGATTCTCTGGTCCGGCCGCTATCCTGCACGGATGGCCGTTTCGGAAGATGACGGCGCCACCTGGTCGGAACTTGAACCTGCCGGCGATTGGGGCGGCATCGTCGTGATGGGGAGCGTCGTCGAACTCACGGAAAAGCCAGGGCACTACCTGGCCATGTTCCACGATGACGGACGTTACTTTACGTCCGCTGGCAAAGTGAGCGACACGTTCACACTCTACAAGACGTTTTCCTCGGACGGCGGACTGACCTGGGACGCACCCACGGCGATTCTTCAGCGCAGTGACGCACATCTCTGCGAGCCAGGCGCGATTCGCTCTCCCGACGGCCAAGAAATCGCCGTGCTGTTGCGCGAGAATTCGCGGCGACTGAACTCCCACGTCATCTTCTCGCGCGACGAAGGCCAGACCTGGTCCGAGCCGCGTGAGTTGCTCGGGGCTCTCACCGGCGATCGCCACACCGCGAAATACGGGCCGGACGGGCGGCTCTTCATTTCGTTTCGCGATATGTGCCACGAAAGTTCTACCAAGGGCGATTGGGTCGCCTGGGTCGGCAAGTATGAGGACATCACTGCGGGACGCGAAGGCCAGTACCGCATCCGATTGATGGACAACCACAAGGCCGCCGACTGCGCGTATCCCGGCGTAGAGGTGCTGCCCGACGGCACGATCGTGACCACGACCTACGGCCATTGGACGCCGGGCGAATCGCCGTACATCGTTAGCGTGCGCGTCCGGCTCCACGAGTTGGACGCCTTGGCCGCAACAGGCAACACGCCGTAGCGAATTGCCTTCGTAAGGAAATCAGGCGCTGCATCGCTTGCGCGGCCAGGCCAGCATCAACATTCCGGGCAAGAACAGTGCCAGTGTGGCGGGCTCTGGAACTTGGCGCAGGATAATTTCGCCGTTGCCGTGAACTGTGAACGTGCCGTTGATTGCCATGCCCTGCTTCAGCACGCCCGTGAGCGTCCCGGTCTGTTCGCCACGGATCACACCGAAGCCTTGGTTGAACTCAGTCCCGTAAACATAGATCTTCGCATTAT
The DNA window shown above is from Planctomycetia bacterium and carries:
- a CDS encoding sialidase family protein, which gives rise to MSLLSAAALAAPPRGYSIPFIDLAAQAERQVIVDREPGQYLGHPTTVLLEDGRTILCVYPKGHGRGAIVYKRSIDGGLTWSERLPVPESFATSQETPTIHRVVDTAGKMRLILWSGRYPARMAVSEDDGATWSELEPAGDWGGIVVMGSVVELTEKPGHYLAMFHDDGRYFTSAGKVSDTFTLYKTFSSDGGLTWDAPTAILQRSDAHLCEPGAIRSPDGQEIAVLLRENSRRLNSHVIFSRDEGQTWSEPRELLGALTGDRHTAKYGPDGRLFISFRDMCHESSTKGDWVAWVGKYEDITAGREGQYRIRLMDNHKAADCAYPGVEVLPDGTIVTTTYGHWTPGESPYIVSVRVRLHELDALAATGNTP